The following nucleotide sequence is from Anaerococcus sp. Marseille-Q7828.
ATACTTTCGACAAGTGAATATGAGAAAAAAGCTAACTTGCTTGGTTTTTCAGACAACTCCAAAGAAATTTTGTATGAAGCCATGAAAAATAAATCTGGCATGATTATATTCTCTGGACCAACAGGTTCTGGAAAGTCTACTTCCTTGTATTCTTTGCTAAATAGCCTAAATTCTGAAAGAGATAATATAATTACAGTCGAAGATCCTGTGGAATACAATATTGAGGGAATCAATCAAATAAATATCAACGAAAAAATCGACTTTTCCTTTGCCAAGGCCCTAAGGTCCATACTAAGGCAAGATCCGGATATAATCATGGTGGGAGAAATCAGAGACTATGAAACAGCTCAAATTGCAATAAGAGCAGCAATAACAGGGCATTTGGTCCTCACAACTCTCCATACCAATAACGCTTTATCCTCAATAATAAGGCTAAAAGATTTGGGCATAGAAAATTATCTGCTGTCATCAGCTATAAATGCAGTAGCCAGCCAAAGACTAGTAAGAAAACTTTGTGATTGCAAAATAGAAGATAAGATGACCGATAGTGAATACGAGCTAGCAAAGAGATTTGTCGATATTGATAGAGACGCAAGCATTTATAGACCAAATGGATGCCCACATTGTAACGACGGTTACAAGGGCAGAGAAGCATGTGAAGAAGTATTTGTAATAGACGATAAATTCAGGGACCTAATCAGAAATGGAAAGATTGACCTAGTAAGTCTAAATAAATACGCCAAAGAAAATAAGTTCAAATCCATGATAGCTAATGGTTTAGACAAGGTAATGGACGGTACAACTAGCTTAGAAGAGATAATTTCTGTAATGTATGACCAGATATAAATTATTAGAATAGCAATCCCCTCAGACATATATAAGCTGAGGGGGTTGTTTCTATTATTTTTCTTTGTTAATTTCAAACACTTTGCCTAGTCCTATAAGTCCTAGTGATGGTATTTGTTTTGACGAATCATTTGCCAAAAAGTTTGCATATTTGCCTGTAATAATTATTTCAGGTTTTTCATTTTTTAATTTGCGTTCATCAATTATATTCTCTATAATCCCCCAGCAAGCATTTTGATAGGCGTGGAAAATCCCGCTTTGGATTGATTTTGTTGTATTGTTTCCAAGAATTTTATTTGGTCTTAGAATTTCTACTTGGGGAAGTTTGGCGCTTTCTTGGTGTAGAGCTTTTTCAAAAAGGTCAATTCCAGGGAGAATCACTCCACCTAAGAATTCTTTTTTGTCATTTATATAATCAATAGTTGTGATAGTTGAAGCTGATATAATTATGATGTTTTTATCATAGAAATCACTCGCTCCAACAGCTCTGATTATTCTATCTGTGCCGACTTCTTTTGGATTCTCACATTTTATATTTATTCCTGTCTTTACTCCAGGAGAAATTATTATTGGATTTTTATTAGTAATTTTTTGTGAAATTTTGCTATAGCTTTCTAATAATTCTGGAACAACTGTAGAAATTATTACATGATCAATATCAGAAAATTTTATTTCCTTATCCATTAGCATTAGCTTTAGGATGAGGTAAATCTCATCTATCGATTTATTTTTGTCAGTTGTTATTTCAAAATTACCTATTAGCTTTTTATTTTCAAATATTCCTACATTTGTAATTTTGTTTTCTATGTCAATTGCAAGTAACATTTTACCTTCTCGTATTCTTTACAGCTTTTACTACTGATGTTGCTAGTATGACAGAAAGTATTGCTTCTGGAATTCCTGATGTGATTGATACTCCAAGGATTGTAGATTTGGCACTTTCTAGTGGAATATTTACTGCTTTTACGTATTTTTCAGCATAGATTACATATATGCCGCCTAGGACAAGTATGGTATTAGTCATTGATCCGACAAAGGCACCTATGGCTACTGGAAAGTCTAAGGTTGGTGTTTTTTGTGAATAGATTAATAGACCAATTGTAATTAAAAGTAGAATTACAACCAATACTATGTTTAGTTTTGATGCACCAGTTTTGATGTTTCTATAGAGTAGAAAAACAAGTCCTAGTAAGATTAGTGTCCACAATACTTTTGTTAGTACTTTTAATGTTTTTTCATCTTTGCCTTTAAGAGCATTGTAAGCATAGTAAGAAGTAATGCCTATAAGTATCCTTGGGACTATTGATATAAGTGGGTTGTAGAATACAAAAGATACCGGATTAGGTCTAATGATAGCATTGGCTAGGGATGATATACCAAATATCAAACCTACCAGTGCGCCTACTAGTGGTCCTTCTACAATGGCTGCAATGATTACTGGAATATGCATGGTTGTAGCATTTATTAGGCCAAGTGGTATTAGCCCTAGTGGTGTAAGGGAAAGTACTACTGTTATAGCACCGAGAATGGCAGCTGTAACAAGTTTTTTGCTCGTTAGTTTTTCTTTTTTCATTTTTACCTCCTGATACGGTTCATATTGATACCGTTCTTTCTTTGTTCACTAACTTAGCTTTTATTTTGCTAGGATCAGTTAAGTATCCTGCCTTTAAATAAGCTATATAAATTATAGCATAA
It contains:
- a CDS encoding GspE/PulE family protein, with the translated sequence MLDQREINSNIDKFVYDLLDYAIYHKASDIHIEGEETYARIRLRIDGKLSEILHINRDNYEKLVSKIKLLSKMDISEHRRPQDESLKLPGFENVDFRVSSIGTINGEKLVIRILSTSEYEKKANLLGFSDNSKEILYEAMKNKSGMIIFSGPTGSGKSTSLYSLLNSLNSERDNIITVEDPVEYNIEGINQININEKIDFSFAKALRSILRQDPDIIMVGEIRDYETAQIAIRAAITGHLVLTTLHTNNALSSIIRLKDLGIENYLLSSAINAVASQRLVRKLCDCKIEDKMTDSEYELAKRFVDIDRDASIYRPNGCPHCNDGYKGREACEEVFVIDDKFRDLIRNGKIDLVSLNKYAKENKFKSMIANGLDKVMDGTTSLEEIISVMYDQI
- a CDS encoding type III pantothenate kinase, yielding MLLAIDIENKITNVGIFENKKLIGNFEITTDKNKSIDEIYLILKLMLMDKEIKFSDIDHVIISTVVPELLESYSKISQKITNKNPIIISPGVKTGINIKCENPKEVGTDRIIRAVGASDFYDKNIIIISASTITTIDYINDKKEFLGGVILPGIDLFEKALHQESAKLPQVEILRPNKILGNNTTKSIQSGIFHAYQNACWGIIENIIDERKLKNEKPEIIITGKYANFLANDSSKQIPSLGLIGLGKVFEINKEK